The Struthio camelus isolate bStrCam1 chromosome 5, bStrCam1.hap1, whole genome shotgun sequence genome has a segment encoding these proteins:
- the ABCD4 gene encoding lysosomal cobalamin transporter ABCD4 isoform X7, with product MALPERADVPDPALRCLAGDQRISQDVERFCRQLSSMASKLIISPFTLAYYTYQCFHSTGWLGPVSIFGYFVIGTVVNKVLMSPIVSKLVQQEKLEGDFRFKHMQIRVNAEPAAFYRAGRVEHMRTDRRLQSLLQTQKELIGKELWLYIGINTFDYLGSILSYVVIAIPIFSGVYGDLSPTELSALVSKNAFVSIYLISCFSQLIDLSTTVSDVAGYTHRIGELQETLLSLGRKKNANYSEVKASWDLDSSYSGEDPVPGDTAFLLEQVTLLVPSSGKLLIKDLSLRISQGNSVMIVGNTGTGKTSLLRILGGLWESTQGNVEMLTCFGPHGVVFLPQRPFFTDGSLREQVIYPLKEIYPVSGSADDERIVRFLELAGLSDLLARAGGLDQQVDWNWYDVLSPGEMQRLSFARLFYLQPRYAVLDEATSALTEEVEHELYRVCLQLGMTLVSVGHRASLEKFHSWILKLHGEGRWELTRCEKMKRLPAGEGC from the exons ATGGCCCTCCCCGAACGTGCTGATGTTCCTgaccctgctctgcgttgccttGCTGG AGACCAGCGCATCAGCCAGGATGTGGAGAGGTTCTGCAGGCAGCTCAGCTCCATGGCCAGCAAGCTCATCATCTCACCCTTCACACTGGCCTACTACACATACCAGTGCTTCCACAG cacaggcTGGCTAGGCCCAGTGAGCATCTTTGGGTATTTTGTCATTGGGACGGTTGTTAACAAAGTGCTGATGAGCCCAATAGTGTCAAAACTCGtgcagcaggaaaagctggaggggGATTTCAG GTTCAAGCACATGCAGATTCGTGTCAATGCAGAGCCAGCTGCTTTCTACAG GGCTGGGCGAGTGGAGCACATGCGCACAGATCgcaggctgcagagcctgctgcaGACCCAGAAGGAGCTGATAGGGAAGGAGCTCTGGCTGTACA TTGGCATCAATACCTTCGACTACCTGGGCAGCATCCTGAGTTACGTGGTCATTGCCATTCCCATCTTTTCTGGGGTATACGGTGACCTCAGTCCAACAGAACTCAGCGCCCTGGTCAGCAAG AATGCCTTTGTTTCCATATACCTCATCAGCTGCTTCAGCCAGCTCATAGATCTCTCTACCACCGTGAGTGATGTAGCTGGCTACACACACAG GATTGGAGAGCTGCAGGAAACCCTGCTGAgccttggcaggaaaaaaaatgctaactaCTCAGAAGTCAAAGCCAGCTGGGACTTGGACAG CAGCTATTCTGGGGAGGACCCAGTGCCGGGGGACACAGCTTTCCTTCTGGAGCAAGTGACGCTCTTGGTGCCATCTTCTGGTAAGCTGCTCATCAAGGACCTGAGCCTCAGGATCTCACAAGGGAACAGCGTGATGATTGTGGGGAACACTGGCACTGGGAAGACGTCTCTCCTGAGGATCCTCGGGGGACTCTGGGAGAGCACGCAGG GGAATGTTGAGATGCTGACGTGTTTTGGCCCCCACGGAGTCGTGTTCCTGCCGCAGAGACCGTTCTTCACCGATGGAAGTCTACGTGAGCAG GTGATCTATCCTCTGAAGGAGATCTATCCAGTTTCAG GGTCTGCAGATGATGAGAGAATTGTGCGGTTCCTGGAGCTGGCAGGGCTG tctGATTTGCTGGCACGAGCTGGGGGACTGGACCAGCAGGTGGATTGGAACTG GTATGATGTCCTGTCCCCAGGAGAGATGCAGAGGCTGTCATTTGCACGGCTCTTCTACCTCCAGCCCAGATATGCAG TGCTAGATGAAGCCACCAGTGCCCTGACAGAAGAGGTGGAGCACGAATTGTACCGTGTGTGCCTTCAGCTGGGCATGACGTTGGTCAGCGTGGGACACAGAGCCAGCCTGGAAAAG TTCCACAGCTGGATTTTGAAACTTCATGGGGAGGGAAGATGGGAGCTCACACGATGCGAGAAGATGAAGCGTCTCCCAGCTGGGGAAGGATGCTGA
- the ABCD4 gene encoding lysosomal cobalamin transporter ABCD4 isoform X8, with the protein MALPERADVPDPALRCLAGDQRISQDVERFCRQLSSMASKLIISPFTLAYYTYQCFHSTGWLGPVSIFGYFVIGTVVNKVLMSPIVSKLVQQEKLEGDFRFKHMQIRVNAEPAAFYRAGRVEHMRTDRRLQSLLQTQKELIGKELWLYIGINTFDYLGSILSYVVIAIPIFSGVYGDLSPTELSALVSKNAFVSIYLISCFSQLIDLSTTVSDVAGYTHRIGELQETLLSLGRKKNANYSEVKASWDLDSYSGEDPVPGDTAFLLEQVTLLVPSSGKLLIKDLSLRISQGNSVMIVGNTGTGKTSLLRILGGLWESTQGNVEMLTCFGPHGVVFLPQRPFFTDGSLREQVIYPLKEIYPVSGSADDERIVRFLELAGLSDLLARAGGLDQQVDWNWYDVLSPGEMQRLSFARLFYLQPRYAVLDEATSALTEEVEHELYRVCLQLGMTLVSVGHRASLEKFHSWILKLHGEGRWELTRCEKMKRLPAGEGC; encoded by the exons ATGGCCCTCCCCGAACGTGCTGATGTTCCTgaccctgctctgcgttgccttGCTGG AGACCAGCGCATCAGCCAGGATGTGGAGAGGTTCTGCAGGCAGCTCAGCTCCATGGCCAGCAAGCTCATCATCTCACCCTTCACACTGGCCTACTACACATACCAGTGCTTCCACAG cacaggcTGGCTAGGCCCAGTGAGCATCTTTGGGTATTTTGTCATTGGGACGGTTGTTAACAAAGTGCTGATGAGCCCAATAGTGTCAAAACTCGtgcagcaggaaaagctggaggggGATTTCAG GTTCAAGCACATGCAGATTCGTGTCAATGCAGAGCCAGCTGCTTTCTACAG GGCTGGGCGAGTGGAGCACATGCGCACAGATCgcaggctgcagagcctgctgcaGACCCAGAAGGAGCTGATAGGGAAGGAGCTCTGGCTGTACA TTGGCATCAATACCTTCGACTACCTGGGCAGCATCCTGAGTTACGTGGTCATTGCCATTCCCATCTTTTCTGGGGTATACGGTGACCTCAGTCCAACAGAACTCAGCGCCCTGGTCAGCAAG AATGCCTTTGTTTCCATATACCTCATCAGCTGCTTCAGCCAGCTCATAGATCTCTCTACCACCGTGAGTGATGTAGCTGGCTACACACACAG GATTGGAGAGCTGCAGGAAACCCTGCTGAgccttggcaggaaaaaaaatgctaactaCTCAGAAGTCAAAGCCAGCTGGGACTTGGACAG CTATTCTGGGGAGGACCCAGTGCCGGGGGACACAGCTTTCCTTCTGGAGCAAGTGACGCTCTTGGTGCCATCTTCTGGTAAGCTGCTCATCAAGGACCTGAGCCTCAGGATCTCACAAGGGAACAGCGTGATGATTGTGGGGAACACTGGCACTGGGAAGACGTCTCTCCTGAGGATCCTCGGGGGACTCTGGGAGAGCACGCAGG GGAATGTTGAGATGCTGACGTGTTTTGGCCCCCACGGAGTCGTGTTCCTGCCGCAGAGACCGTTCTTCACCGATGGAAGTCTACGTGAGCAG GTGATCTATCCTCTGAAGGAGATCTATCCAGTTTCAG GGTCTGCAGATGATGAGAGAATTGTGCGGTTCCTGGAGCTGGCAGGGCTG tctGATTTGCTGGCACGAGCTGGGGGACTGGACCAGCAGGTGGATTGGAACTG GTATGATGTCCTGTCCCCAGGAGAGATGCAGAGGCTGTCATTTGCACGGCTCTTCTACCTCCAGCCCAGATATGCAG TGCTAGATGAAGCCACCAGTGCCCTGACAGAAGAGGTGGAGCACGAATTGTACCGTGTGTGCCTTCAGCTGGGCATGACGTTGGTCAGCGTGGGACACAGAGCCAGCCTGGAAAAG TTCCACAGCTGGATTTTGAAACTTCATGGGGAGGGAAGATGGGAGCTCACACGATGCGAGAAGATGAAGCGTCTCCCAGCTGGGGAAGGATGCTGA
- the ABCD4 gene encoding lysosomal cobalamin transporter ABCD4 isoform X5 — translation MYVSWRKSLTEYLHSCYFQGQVYYSLHVLREDIDNPDQRISQDVERFCRQLSSMASKLIISPFTLAYYTYQCFHSTGWLGPVSIFGYFVIGTVVNKVLMSPIVSKLVQQEKLEGDFRFKHMQIRVNAEPAAFYRAGRVEHMRTDRRLQSLLQTQKELIGKELWLYIGINTFDYLGSILSYVVIAIPIFSGVYGDLSPTELSALVSKNAFVSIYLISCFSQLIDLSTTVSDVAGYTHRIGELQETLLSLGRKKNANYSEVKASWDLDSSYSGEDPVPGDTAFLLEQVTLLVPSSGKLLIKDLSLRISQGNSVMIVGNTGTGKTSLLRILGGLWESTQGNVEMLTCFGPHGVVFLPQRPFFTDGSLREQVIYPLKEIYPVSGSADDERIVRFLELAGLSDLLARAGGLDQQVDWNWYDVLSPGEMQRLSFARLFYLQPRYAVLDEATSALTEEVEHELYRVCLQLGMTLVSVGHRASLEKFHSWILKLHGEGRWELTRCEKMKRLPAGEGC, via the exons ATGTATGTGAGCTGGAGGAAATCCCTCACCGAATACCTCCACAGCTGTTACTTCCAGGGCCAGGTCTACTACAGCCTGCACGTGCTGCGCGAGGACATCGATAACCC AGACCAGCGCATCAGCCAGGATGTGGAGAGGTTCTGCAGGCAGCTCAGCTCCATGGCCAGCAAGCTCATCATCTCACCCTTCACACTGGCCTACTACACATACCAGTGCTTCCACAG cacaggcTGGCTAGGCCCAGTGAGCATCTTTGGGTATTTTGTCATTGGGACGGTTGTTAACAAAGTGCTGATGAGCCCAATAGTGTCAAAACTCGtgcagcaggaaaagctggaggggGATTTCAG GTTCAAGCACATGCAGATTCGTGTCAATGCAGAGCCAGCTGCTTTCTACAG GGCTGGGCGAGTGGAGCACATGCGCACAGATCgcaggctgcagagcctgctgcaGACCCAGAAGGAGCTGATAGGGAAGGAGCTCTGGCTGTACA TTGGCATCAATACCTTCGACTACCTGGGCAGCATCCTGAGTTACGTGGTCATTGCCATTCCCATCTTTTCTGGGGTATACGGTGACCTCAGTCCAACAGAACTCAGCGCCCTGGTCAGCAAG AATGCCTTTGTTTCCATATACCTCATCAGCTGCTTCAGCCAGCTCATAGATCTCTCTACCACCGTGAGTGATGTAGCTGGCTACACACACAG GATTGGAGAGCTGCAGGAAACCCTGCTGAgccttggcaggaaaaaaaatgctaactaCTCAGAAGTCAAAGCCAGCTGGGACTTGGACAG CAGCTATTCTGGGGAGGACCCAGTGCCGGGGGACACAGCTTTCCTTCTGGAGCAAGTGACGCTCTTGGTGCCATCTTCTGGTAAGCTGCTCATCAAGGACCTGAGCCTCAGGATCTCACAAGGGAACAGCGTGATGATTGTGGGGAACACTGGCACTGGGAAGACGTCTCTCCTGAGGATCCTCGGGGGACTCTGGGAGAGCACGCAGG GGAATGTTGAGATGCTGACGTGTTTTGGCCCCCACGGAGTCGTGTTCCTGCCGCAGAGACCGTTCTTCACCGATGGAAGTCTACGTGAGCAG GTGATCTATCCTCTGAAGGAGATCTATCCAGTTTCAG GGTCTGCAGATGATGAGAGAATTGTGCGGTTCCTGGAGCTGGCAGGGCTG tctGATTTGCTGGCACGAGCTGGGGGACTGGACCAGCAGGTGGATTGGAACTG GTATGATGTCCTGTCCCCAGGAGAGATGCAGAGGCTGTCATTTGCACGGCTCTTCTACCTCCAGCCCAGATATGCAG TGCTAGATGAAGCCACCAGTGCCCTGACAGAAGAGGTGGAGCACGAATTGTACCGTGTGTGCCTTCAGCTGGGCATGACGTTGGTCAGCGTGGGACACAGAGCCAGCCTGGAAAAG TTCCACAGCTGGATTTTGAAACTTCATGGGGAGGGAAGATGGGAGCTCACACGATGCGAGAAGATGAAGCGTCTCCCAGCTGGGGAAGGATGCTGA
- the ABCD4 gene encoding lysosomal cobalamin transporter ABCD4 isoform X1, whose translation MAGGRAAAGGGRPRPQLDLLFLRRFLRIQAILFPRWPSPNVLMFLTLLCVALLEQLVIYQVGVIPSQYYEVLGNKDFSGFKTLTAIALTLIVVNSTLKSFDQFICNWMYVSWRKSLTEYLHSCYFQGQVYYSLHVLREDIDNPDQRISQDVERFCRQLSSMASKLIISPFTLAYYTYQCFHSTGWLGPVSIFGYFVIGTVVNKVLMSPIVSKLVQQEKLEGDFRFKHMQIRVNAEPAAFYRAGRVEHMRTDRRLQSLLQTQKELIGKELWLYIGINTFDYLGSILSYVVIAIPIFSGVYGDLSPTELSALVSKNAFVSIYLISCFSQLIDLSTTVSDVAGYTHRIGELQETLLSLGRKKNANYSEVKASWDLDSSYSGEDPVPGDTAFLLEQVTLLVPSSGKLLIKDLSLRISQGNSVMIVGNTGTGKTSLLRILGGLWESTQGNVEMLTCFGPHGVVFLPQRPFFTDGSLREQVIYPLKEIYPVSGSADDERIVRFLELAGLSDLLARAGGLDQQVDWNWYDVLSPGEMQRLSFARLFYLQPRYAVLDEATSALTEEVEHELYRVCLQLGMTLVSVGHRASLEKFHSWILKLHGEGRWELTRCEKMKRLPAGEGC comes from the exons atggcgggcggcagggccgcggcggggggcggccg GCCTCGGCCCCAGCTAGACCTGTTGTTCCTGCGGCGGTTCTTGAGGATCCAGGCGATCCTGTTTCCCAGATGGCCCTCCCCGAACGTGCTGATGTTCCTgaccctgctctgcgttgccttGCTGG AGCAGCTGGTTATTTACCAGGTCGGTGTGATCCCCAGCCAGTACTATGAGGTCCTAGGGAACAAGGACTTCTCCGGGTTCAAAACACTGACCGCCATTGCTCTAACTCTGATCGTAGTCAACTCCACG CTAAAAAGCTTCGACCAGTTTATTTGCAACTGGATGTATGTGAGCTGGAGGAAATCCCTCACCGAATACCTCCACAGCTGTTACTTCCAGGGCCAGGTCTACTACAGCCTGCACGTGCTGCGCGAGGACATCGATAACCC AGACCAGCGCATCAGCCAGGATGTGGAGAGGTTCTGCAGGCAGCTCAGCTCCATGGCCAGCAAGCTCATCATCTCACCCTTCACACTGGCCTACTACACATACCAGTGCTTCCACAG cacaggcTGGCTAGGCCCAGTGAGCATCTTTGGGTATTTTGTCATTGGGACGGTTGTTAACAAAGTGCTGATGAGCCCAATAGTGTCAAAACTCGtgcagcaggaaaagctggaggggGATTTCAG GTTCAAGCACATGCAGATTCGTGTCAATGCAGAGCCAGCTGCTTTCTACAG GGCTGGGCGAGTGGAGCACATGCGCACAGATCgcaggctgcagagcctgctgcaGACCCAGAAGGAGCTGATAGGGAAGGAGCTCTGGCTGTACA TTGGCATCAATACCTTCGACTACCTGGGCAGCATCCTGAGTTACGTGGTCATTGCCATTCCCATCTTTTCTGGGGTATACGGTGACCTCAGTCCAACAGAACTCAGCGCCCTGGTCAGCAAG AATGCCTTTGTTTCCATATACCTCATCAGCTGCTTCAGCCAGCTCATAGATCTCTCTACCACCGTGAGTGATGTAGCTGGCTACACACACAG GATTGGAGAGCTGCAGGAAACCCTGCTGAgccttggcaggaaaaaaaatgctaactaCTCAGAAGTCAAAGCCAGCTGGGACTTGGACAG CAGCTATTCTGGGGAGGACCCAGTGCCGGGGGACACAGCTTTCCTTCTGGAGCAAGTGACGCTCTTGGTGCCATCTTCTGGTAAGCTGCTCATCAAGGACCTGAGCCTCAGGATCTCACAAGGGAACAGCGTGATGATTGTGGGGAACACTGGCACTGGGAAGACGTCTCTCCTGAGGATCCTCGGGGGACTCTGGGAGAGCACGCAGG GGAATGTTGAGATGCTGACGTGTTTTGGCCCCCACGGAGTCGTGTTCCTGCCGCAGAGACCGTTCTTCACCGATGGAAGTCTACGTGAGCAG GTGATCTATCCTCTGAAGGAGATCTATCCAGTTTCAG GGTCTGCAGATGATGAGAGAATTGTGCGGTTCCTGGAGCTGGCAGGGCTG tctGATTTGCTGGCACGAGCTGGGGGACTGGACCAGCAGGTGGATTGGAACTG GTATGATGTCCTGTCCCCAGGAGAGATGCAGAGGCTGTCATTTGCACGGCTCTTCTACCTCCAGCCCAGATATGCAG TGCTAGATGAAGCCACCAGTGCCCTGACAGAAGAGGTGGAGCACGAATTGTACCGTGTGTGCCTTCAGCTGGGCATGACGTTGGTCAGCGTGGGACACAGAGCCAGCCTGGAAAAG TTCCACAGCTGGATTTTGAAACTTCATGGGGAGGGAAGATGGGAGCTCACACGATGCGAGAAGATGAAGCGTCTCCCAGCTGGGGAAGGATGCTGA
- the ABCD4 gene encoding lysosomal cobalamin transporter ABCD4 isoform X4 yields MNIEERPRPQLDLLFLRRFLRIQAILFPRWPSPNVLMFLTLLCVALLEQLVIYQVGVIPSQYYEVLGNKDFSGFKTLTAIALTLIVVNSTLKSFDQFICNWMYVSWRKSLTEYLHSCYFQGQVYYSLHVLREDIDNPDQRISQDVERFCRQLSSMASKLIISPFTLAYYTYQCFHSTGWLGPVSIFGYFVIGTVVNKVLMSPIVSKLVQQEKLEGDFRFKHMQIRVNAEPAAFYRAGRVEHMRTDRRLQSLLQTQKELIGKELWLYIGINTFDYLGSILSYVVIAIPIFSGVYGDLSPTELSALVSKNAFVSIYLISCFSQLIDLSTTVSDVAGYTHRIGELQETLLSLGRKKNANYSEVKASWDLDSYSGEDPVPGDTAFLLEQVTLLVPSSGKLLIKDLSLRISQGNSVMIVGNTGTGKTSLLRILGGLWESTQGNVEMLTCFGPHGVVFLPQRPFFTDGSLREQVIYPLKEIYPVSGSADDERIVRFLELAGLSDLLARAGGLDQQVDWNWYDVLSPGEMQRLSFARLFYLQPRYAVLDEATSALTEEVEHELYRVCLQLGMTLVSVGHRASLEKFHSWILKLHGEGRWELTRCEKMKRLPAGEGC; encoded by the exons ATGAATATTGAGGAGAG GCCTCGGCCCCAGCTAGACCTGTTGTTCCTGCGGCGGTTCTTGAGGATCCAGGCGATCCTGTTTCCCAGATGGCCCTCCCCGAACGTGCTGATGTTCCTgaccctgctctgcgttgccttGCTGG AGCAGCTGGTTATTTACCAGGTCGGTGTGATCCCCAGCCAGTACTATGAGGTCCTAGGGAACAAGGACTTCTCCGGGTTCAAAACACTGACCGCCATTGCTCTAACTCTGATCGTAGTCAACTCCACG CTAAAAAGCTTCGACCAGTTTATTTGCAACTGGATGTATGTGAGCTGGAGGAAATCCCTCACCGAATACCTCCACAGCTGTTACTTCCAGGGCCAGGTCTACTACAGCCTGCACGTGCTGCGCGAGGACATCGATAACCC AGACCAGCGCATCAGCCAGGATGTGGAGAGGTTCTGCAGGCAGCTCAGCTCCATGGCCAGCAAGCTCATCATCTCACCCTTCACACTGGCCTACTACACATACCAGTGCTTCCACAG cacaggcTGGCTAGGCCCAGTGAGCATCTTTGGGTATTTTGTCATTGGGACGGTTGTTAACAAAGTGCTGATGAGCCCAATAGTGTCAAAACTCGtgcagcaggaaaagctggaggggGATTTCAG GTTCAAGCACATGCAGATTCGTGTCAATGCAGAGCCAGCTGCTTTCTACAG GGCTGGGCGAGTGGAGCACATGCGCACAGATCgcaggctgcagagcctgctgcaGACCCAGAAGGAGCTGATAGGGAAGGAGCTCTGGCTGTACA TTGGCATCAATACCTTCGACTACCTGGGCAGCATCCTGAGTTACGTGGTCATTGCCATTCCCATCTTTTCTGGGGTATACGGTGACCTCAGTCCAACAGAACTCAGCGCCCTGGTCAGCAAG AATGCCTTTGTTTCCATATACCTCATCAGCTGCTTCAGCCAGCTCATAGATCTCTCTACCACCGTGAGTGATGTAGCTGGCTACACACACAG GATTGGAGAGCTGCAGGAAACCCTGCTGAgccttggcaggaaaaaaaatgctaactaCTCAGAAGTCAAAGCCAGCTGGGACTTGGACAG CTATTCTGGGGAGGACCCAGTGCCGGGGGACACAGCTTTCCTTCTGGAGCAAGTGACGCTCTTGGTGCCATCTTCTGGTAAGCTGCTCATCAAGGACCTGAGCCTCAGGATCTCACAAGGGAACAGCGTGATGATTGTGGGGAACACTGGCACTGGGAAGACGTCTCTCCTGAGGATCCTCGGGGGACTCTGGGAGAGCACGCAGG GGAATGTTGAGATGCTGACGTGTTTTGGCCCCCACGGAGTCGTGTTCCTGCCGCAGAGACCGTTCTTCACCGATGGAAGTCTACGTGAGCAG GTGATCTATCCTCTGAAGGAGATCTATCCAGTTTCAG GGTCTGCAGATGATGAGAGAATTGTGCGGTTCCTGGAGCTGGCAGGGCTG tctGATTTGCTGGCACGAGCTGGGGGACTGGACCAGCAGGTGGATTGGAACTG GTATGATGTCCTGTCCCCAGGAGAGATGCAGAGGCTGTCATTTGCACGGCTCTTCTACCTCCAGCCCAGATATGCAG TGCTAGATGAAGCCACCAGTGCCCTGACAGAAGAGGTGGAGCACGAATTGTACCGTGTGTGCCTTCAGCTGGGCATGACGTTGGTCAGCGTGGGACACAGAGCCAGCCTGGAAAAG TTCCACAGCTGGATTTTGAAACTTCATGGGGAGGGAAGATGGGAGCTCACACGATGCGAGAAGATGAAGCGTCTCCCAGCTGGGGAAGGATGCTGA
- the ABCD4 gene encoding lysosomal cobalamin transporter ABCD4 isoform X2, with the protein MAGGRAAAGGGRPRPQLDLLFLRRFLRIQAILFPRWPSPNVLMFLTLLCVALLEQLVIYQVGVIPSQYYEVLGNKDFSGFKTLTAIALTLIVVNSTLKSFDQFICNWMYVSWRKSLTEYLHSCYFQGQVYYSLHVLREDIDNPDQRISQDVERFCRQLSSMASKLIISPFTLAYYTYQCFHSTGWLGPVSIFGYFVIGTVVNKVLMSPIVSKLVQQEKLEGDFRFKHMQIRVNAEPAAFYRAGRVEHMRTDRRLQSLLQTQKELIGKELWLYIGINTFDYLGSILSYVVIAIPIFSGVYGDLSPTELSALVSKNAFVSIYLISCFSQLIDLSTTVSDVAGYTHRIGELQETLLSLGRKKNANYSEVKASWDLDSYSGEDPVPGDTAFLLEQVTLLVPSSGKLLIKDLSLRISQGNSVMIVGNTGTGKTSLLRILGGLWESTQGNVEMLTCFGPHGVVFLPQRPFFTDGSLREQVIYPLKEIYPVSGSADDERIVRFLELAGLSDLLARAGGLDQQVDWNWYDVLSPGEMQRLSFARLFYLQPRYAVLDEATSALTEEVEHELYRVCLQLGMTLVSVGHRASLEKFHSWILKLHGEGRWELTRCEKMKRLPAGEGC; encoded by the exons atggcgggcggcagggccgcggcggggggcggccg GCCTCGGCCCCAGCTAGACCTGTTGTTCCTGCGGCGGTTCTTGAGGATCCAGGCGATCCTGTTTCCCAGATGGCCCTCCCCGAACGTGCTGATGTTCCTgaccctgctctgcgttgccttGCTGG AGCAGCTGGTTATTTACCAGGTCGGTGTGATCCCCAGCCAGTACTATGAGGTCCTAGGGAACAAGGACTTCTCCGGGTTCAAAACACTGACCGCCATTGCTCTAACTCTGATCGTAGTCAACTCCACG CTAAAAAGCTTCGACCAGTTTATTTGCAACTGGATGTATGTGAGCTGGAGGAAATCCCTCACCGAATACCTCCACAGCTGTTACTTCCAGGGCCAGGTCTACTACAGCCTGCACGTGCTGCGCGAGGACATCGATAACCC AGACCAGCGCATCAGCCAGGATGTGGAGAGGTTCTGCAGGCAGCTCAGCTCCATGGCCAGCAAGCTCATCATCTCACCCTTCACACTGGCCTACTACACATACCAGTGCTTCCACAG cacaggcTGGCTAGGCCCAGTGAGCATCTTTGGGTATTTTGTCATTGGGACGGTTGTTAACAAAGTGCTGATGAGCCCAATAGTGTCAAAACTCGtgcagcaggaaaagctggaggggGATTTCAG GTTCAAGCACATGCAGATTCGTGTCAATGCAGAGCCAGCTGCTTTCTACAG GGCTGGGCGAGTGGAGCACATGCGCACAGATCgcaggctgcagagcctgctgcaGACCCAGAAGGAGCTGATAGGGAAGGAGCTCTGGCTGTACA TTGGCATCAATACCTTCGACTACCTGGGCAGCATCCTGAGTTACGTGGTCATTGCCATTCCCATCTTTTCTGGGGTATACGGTGACCTCAGTCCAACAGAACTCAGCGCCCTGGTCAGCAAG AATGCCTTTGTTTCCATATACCTCATCAGCTGCTTCAGCCAGCTCATAGATCTCTCTACCACCGTGAGTGATGTAGCTGGCTACACACACAG GATTGGAGAGCTGCAGGAAACCCTGCTGAgccttggcaggaaaaaaaatgctaactaCTCAGAAGTCAAAGCCAGCTGGGACTTGGACAG CTATTCTGGGGAGGACCCAGTGCCGGGGGACACAGCTTTCCTTCTGGAGCAAGTGACGCTCTTGGTGCCATCTTCTGGTAAGCTGCTCATCAAGGACCTGAGCCTCAGGATCTCACAAGGGAACAGCGTGATGATTGTGGGGAACACTGGCACTGGGAAGACGTCTCTCCTGAGGATCCTCGGGGGACTCTGGGAGAGCACGCAGG GGAATGTTGAGATGCTGACGTGTTTTGGCCCCCACGGAGTCGTGTTCCTGCCGCAGAGACCGTTCTTCACCGATGGAAGTCTACGTGAGCAG GTGATCTATCCTCTGAAGGAGATCTATCCAGTTTCAG GGTCTGCAGATGATGAGAGAATTGTGCGGTTCCTGGAGCTGGCAGGGCTG tctGATTTGCTGGCACGAGCTGGGGGACTGGACCAGCAGGTGGATTGGAACTG GTATGATGTCCTGTCCCCAGGAGAGATGCAGAGGCTGTCATTTGCACGGCTCTTCTACCTCCAGCCCAGATATGCAG TGCTAGATGAAGCCACCAGTGCCCTGACAGAAGAGGTGGAGCACGAATTGTACCGTGTGTGCCTTCAGCTGGGCATGACGTTGGTCAGCGTGGGACACAGAGCCAGCCTGGAAAAG TTCCACAGCTGGATTTTGAAACTTCATGGGGAGGGAAGATGGGAGCTCACACGATGCGAGAAGATGAAGCGTCTCCCAGCTGGGGAAGGATGCTGA